A genomic region of Papaver somniferum cultivar HN1 chromosome 7, ASM357369v1, whole genome shotgun sequence contains the following coding sequences:
- the LOC113297027 gene encoding olee1-like protein — protein MADFFRSSSTAAIAFFLFFFSSHLVKYSCAEKYLFVQGKVYCDTCRAAFETELTEYIDGAMVKLECRDIEGGHITYSLEGVTNSTGVYRLPVQGDHAEEICEVFLVKSPLPDCSEILKGGASARVQITSDDGVADNTRYVNSLGFLKTKAIDGCVNTLLEMDLPPEAMVPESTKN, from the exons ATGGCAGATTTCTTTCGATCTTCTTCCACCGCTGCCATTGcattcttccttttctttttctcctcGCACTTGGTTAAATATTCTTGTGCAGAGAAATACTTGTTTGTTCAAGGCAAAGTTTATTGTGATACATGTCGTGCCGCATTTGAGACCGAACTAACTGAATATATTGATG GTGCAATGGTTAAACTAGAATGTCGTGACATTGAAGGAGGTCACATTACATATTCTTTGGAAGGAGTAACCAATTCAACTGGTGTCTATCGACTTCCGGTTCAAGGAGATCATGCGGAAGAAATCTGTGAGGTGTTCCTAGTAAAAAGCCCGCTACCCGACTGCTCAGAAATTCTGAAAGGAGGTGCAAGTGCCCGAGTTCAGATTACTTCCGACGATGGTGTGGCAGACAATACTCGATATGTGAATTCTTTAGGGTTCTTGAAAACAAAAGCTATAGACGGCTGTGTCAATACTCTCCTTGAAATGGATCTACCTCCAGAAGCTATGGTTCCAGAGTCCACCAAAAACTGA